GTTCAATCACATCATGATCATCTTTGAGGAATTACCGGAATAATTATACAGTATTTACCATCTGATCAATTTATAGACAGCTATTAAACCAGGATTAATGAAGTTCTGTACTGCTTCATTCAGATCAAAGTACAATGTTCTTAATTCTTTTATTCAGTCTTTAAATAACtacattgcatttttaaaagggAATAACTTGAGTTCTTTTGGTTAAACTTAGAGAAATGTAAAGTAACTTGAATACACAGTTTGATAGTTTtctttagttatttatttatatctgatGATTCTTTAAATTAAAGAAGCAGTGTGACTCTGAATGCTTTATTCTGGTGGTCTGTCTCGAGTACCTCTCATGATGCCTTGGTGAACACTAGCGCTATGCTGACCTCCGCAGTCAGACTTCCTGTGCATCTTCAAGTCTGAACCGGAAACACCAGAACCATAAGGACCTGTGCGGGATCCAGTAAACCCAGCTTCCCCTGCAGTGGGATTAAGGTCCTTGTTACTGTTGGAATTGTTGGGTTCATGTTCTCCAATGTCCACAAGAGTTTTTGGGATGTTCTGTGTAGCGATGCCGAGGTAGGATGTCCTGCTGGTTGCTCCCCTGGTGTCAAACAGAGTGGTGGGGTTCTGGACTTTGGGTTCATCATGGGTTTGACGTCTTCCTGGGAGACTGGGAACAAGCCTTACTCTGATGTTAGATGTCCCTGATGGTGGCAAaggcagaaaaacagaagaaaaaaaaacatttagttgtGACACAGCGAACAGGATCTTTATTTTTGAGTCTGCATATTTTATATACCTGTTGGTTGAGGGACATTTCTCAGAAGAGCTTCCTGGTATCCATCTTTTCCTGTCTCAGCCACTGATTGGACCAGTTTTTGGTTTGGGTACAGATGGACCAGTTTCTGCTGGGGTCCCTGCTGGTTTTGGGATGAATGGACCAGTTTCTGTTGGTGGTCTTGCTCGATTGGGGCCAGATCTGAGAAGTGGATCACTGCAGATGGATCTGATTTGACCTGGAAACCATGAACATCCATTTCCTGCCTCAGTGTTGAGAAACCTGTTCTCTCTGGCACATGTTGCTCTCTTATGTCTAAACCTCTGTGTTCAGGAAGCTGTTGGGACATCCAGTGGTTCCCATCAGCTGTCAGACCAGAAGCATACTGGGAGGGATTAGAGAGTTGTGAGTTTGCTTGTTGGATAACTGGTTTCTGGTTGAGCTGATGTCCAGAAGAAACTAATTTGCTCAGAGGTTTGACTCTTAGGGTCCTCATTCTGGACTTTACAGTCTCAATATTCCTCCTTTCAATGGTACCTGGTCTTCCCAGGTTTTGGGTAACTTGGCTGGTTGCAGTAGATGTGGGTTCAGTGCTGACAGACTCCTGTGGGTCTCCAGACAAGGCAGGCGCAGTATTTTTGGATGCGATGCCTTTGGTATTAGCCGGGACATATTTCTTGTCTCTGCCAGACAGGAGTTGTTCTCTCCTACCAATGTGGTGTTGGCTGGACTGAGATGTTGGTTGAAGGACTAGGTTAGACTGAGAGGTTTGAGAAGGATCATTTTGACTCTGAGGCGGGTCTCCAGGTGTCTCCTGATTGTTGGCCATTTCAATCCCAACACCTGAGGACCTGTAAAGGCTCAAATCCAGACTGGCCTCATGTTGCTGGGTCGGTTCTTGAACGACGGGAGGAGGATAAATGTTAAGACTCTGCGGGTCTCGATTTGTCTTAATGATACCATTTTGGCCAAGAGTGTTCTGTTCCCATGTTAGGCCAGGGGGCCAAAAATGATCTCAACTATTGAGACCCTGAAGTGTCAGAGTCTGACCGAAGCTTCCCCAGTCACTTTCAAACTGTTCCACTGTTGGAGAATCAGGAATCCTGCTGGATGAACTCAAGTCCAAGGCTGGGTTGTCATCAGTTAGTCCTGGATTTTC
This window of the Anoplopoma fimbria isolate UVic2021 breed Golden Eagle Sablefish chromosome 18, Afim_UVic_2022, whole genome shotgun sequence genome carries:
- the LOC129106966 gene encoding uncharacterized protein LOC129106966 isoform X5, whose product is MANNQETPGDPPQSQNDPSQTSQSNLVLQPTSQSSQHHIGRREQLLSGRDKKYVPANTKGIASKNTAPALSGDPQESVSTEPTSTATSQVTQNLGRPGTIERRNIETVKSRMRTLRVKPLSKLVSSGHQLNQKPVIQQANSQLSNPSQYASGLTADGNHWMSQQLPEHRGLDIREQHVPERTGFSTLRQEMDVHGFQVKSDPSAVIHFSDLAPIEQDHQQKLVHSSQNQQGPQQKLVHLYPNQKLVQSVAETGKDGYQEALLRNVPQPTGTSNIRVRLVPSLPGRRQTHDEPKVQNPTTLFDTRGATSRTSYLGIATQNIPKTLVDIGEHEPNNSNSNKDLNPIAVYKLIRW
- the LOC129106966 gene encoding uncharacterized protein LOC129106966 isoform X4; protein product: MANNQETPGDPPQSQNDPSQTSQSNLVLQPTSQSSQHHIGRREQLLSGRDKKYVPANTKGIASKNTAPALSGDPQESVSTEPTSTATSQVTQNLGRPGTIERRNIETVKSRMRTLRVKPLSKLVSSGHQLNQKPVIQQANSQLSNPSQYASGLTADGNHWMSQQLPEHRGLDIREQHVPERTGFSTLRQEMDVHGFQVKSDPSAVIHFSDLAPIEQDHQQKLVHSSQNQQGPQQKLVHLYPNQKLVQSVAETGKDGYQEALLRNVPQPTGTSNIRVRLVPSLPGRRQTHDEPKVQNPTTLFDTRGATSRTSYLGIATQNIPKTLVDIGEHEPNNSNSNKDLNPIAVYKLIRCR